Proteins co-encoded in one Setaria viridis chromosome 9, Setaria_viridis_v4.0, whole genome shotgun sequence genomic window:
- the LOC117836107 gene encoding uncharacterized protein, translating to MESGSMVDSVSFNPSGDANNASPWPSSILLAQEAYVVISRNDTTASAKSRADHTVEVTFWVADPPAVSFYTFHCSKPPVSDCEDADLEVQPHVVGAQGPFILLRTRFASGDDEDEYFIYKGDPESPSLESIPLPDDDRLRGVSEFGIVPRGDGGHYLLVALCYTAKYLDYRLHIFSSEDRTWRTKELLNPCPGVHTIIPAKVFMLQDGMLCWVDFAQGLLMCDVLQEPLHAHYIPLPEFLPENRPKGKQYVSGASARRFRDVACVDGMIKFIEMEHRVITEEIIDVPTEKPFNPRDKDVLYDSDLIMLSKRKDVDIKPKILRSVNGWSAMTWTREVGSNCWLKGCAVDVDDILVDHSVRLASYSPWSLKFKNNLAYPTLSTDANDLVYLQSSMILRNPNRLARVVAVDLAEKTLKVKALVGYPFGRRYDPSEQIFHPCALSNYLKRTKGIKLSESEITLGSSSNEPNNTAVCVGEPDSYESENKHLSECEITQLGKSSNEPNNTAVCVGEPDSYESENKCLSECEITQLGSSSNEPNNTAVCVGEPDSYESENKRPRLSAEKVNHAHNGAQSLVQNVLSSEVHPDQNNMLPQHFNRWEGPGYCGNCGYWGYPSWPHRSNSVPPQCFNKWGEPFNPVYAPSAPGLNMHSYSNYQSLWQQPSLSEQQTAPSRAFGAYEAPRPCFKGWSGASYHGNSQCFNMYAPSAPGLNMHSYSTYQLLWQQPSLSEQQTAPSRAFGSYEAPRPCFTDWSGASYHGNLQQFPAGISYSYGACSDNATTISSDSSFPLLS from the exons ATGGAATCCGGATCGATGGTCGATAGCGTCTCCTTCAATCCCTCCGGCGACGCCAACAACGCATCCCCGTGGCCATCCTCGATTCTCCTCGCCCAGGAGGCGTACGTCGTCATCAGCAGGAACGACACCACGGCCTCAGCCAAATCGAGGGCCGACCATACCGTGGAGGTCACCTTCTGGGTTGCTGACCCACCGGCCGTGTCCTTCTACACCTTCCACTGCTCCAAGCCCCCCGTCTCCGATTGCGAGGACGCCGACTTGGAAGTTCAGCCTCATGTGGTCGGCGCACAGGGCCCATTCATTCTTCTCCGCACCCGCTTCGCttccggcgacgacgaggatgaATACTTCATCTACAAAGGcgacccggagtcgccgtccCTCGAAAGCATCCCACTCCCCGATGATGATAGGCTGCGCGGAGTCAGCGAGTTTGGAATTGTGCCCCGCGGTGACGGGGGCCATTATCTCCTTGTCGCCCTCTGTTACACGGCGAAATATTTGGATTACAGGCTTCACATCTTCTCGTCTGAGGATAGGACATGGAGGACTAAGGAACTGCTTAATCCATGCCCTGGAGTCCACACAATTATACCTGCGAAGGTGTTCATGCTGCAAGATGGGATGCTATGCTGGGTTGATTTCGCGCAAGGCTTGCTGATGTGTGACGTACTTCAAGAGCCCCTTCATGCACACTACATTCCATTGCCCGAGTTCTTACCTGAAAACAGACCAAAAGGGAAGCAATATGTCTCAGGAGCTAGTGCCAGGCGTTTTCGAGATGTCGCTTGCGTTGATGGTATGATCAAGTTTATTGAGATGGAACACCGCGTGATCACGGAAGAGATTATAGATGTTCCTACTGAAAAGCCGTTTAACCCCCGCGACAAGGATGTGCTCTACGACTCAGACTTGATCATGCTGAGCAAGCGCAAAGATGTGGACATCAAGCCCAAAATTCTGCGTTCAGTGAATGGTTGGAGTGCCATGACATGGACTAGGGAGGTAGGGTCCAACTGTTGGCTCAAGGGATGTGCCgttgatgttgatgacattTTGGTTGACCACTCTGTTCGTCTGGCAAGTTACAGCCCTTGGAGCTTgaaattcaagaacaacttagCTTATCCCACCCTGAGCACAGATGCTAATGACCTTGTTTACCTCCAGTCATCCATGATTTTGAGAAATCCAAATAGATTGGCACGGGTAGTTGCTGTTGATCTTGCAGAGAAGACATTGAAAGTGAAAGCACTTGTGGGATATCCTTTTGGAAGAAGATATGACCCTTCCGAGCAAATATTCCATCCCTGTGCATTATCCAACTATCTGAAAAGGACTAAAG GCATTAAACTCTCAGAAAGCGAGATCACACTGGGGAGCTCTTCAAATGAACCAAATAATACAGCT GTCTGTGTGGGTGAGCCTGATTCCTATGAATCTGAGAACAAACATCTCTCAGAATGCGAGATCACACAGTTGGGGAAATCTTCAAATGAACCAAATAATACAGCt GTCTGTGTGGGTGAGCCTGATTCCTATGAATCTGAGAACAAATGTCTCTCAGAATGTGAGATCACACAGTTGGGGAGCTCTTCAAATGAACCAAATAATACAGCT GTCTGTGTGGGTGAGCCTGATTCCTATGAATCTGAGAACAAACGTCCAAG ACTATCAGCTGAGAAAGTCAACCATGCCCATAATGGAGCTCAGAGTCTTGTGCAGAATGTTCTTAGCTCAGAGGTCCATCCTGATCAAAACAATATG CTTCCGCAGCACTTCAACAGATGGGAGGGGCCCGGCTACTGTGGCAACTGTGGCTACTGGGGCTACCCATCATGGCCCCATCGAAGCAATTCG GTGCCGCCGCAGTGCTTCAACAAGTGGGGTGAACCCTTCAATCCTGTGTATGCACCATCAGCCCCTGGCCTTAACATGCATAGTTACAGCAATTATCAATCGCTGTGGCAGCAGCCATCACTGTCAGAGCAGCAAACAGCACCTAGCAGGGCATTTGGAGCTTATGAG GCACCCCGTCCATGCTTCAAAGGTTGGTCTGGAGCCAGCTACCATGGGAATTCGCAGTGCTTCAACATGTATGCACCATCAGCCCCTGGCCTTAACATGCATAGTTACAGCACTTATCAATTGCTGTGGCAGCAGCCATCACTGTCGGAGCAGCAAACAGCACCTAGCAGGGCATTTGGATCTTATGAG GCACCCCGTCCATGCTTTACAGATTGGTCTGGAGCCAGCTACCATGGGAATTTGCAACAATTCCCTGCCGGTATCTCTTATTCCTATGGTGCATGCTCAGACAATGCAACTACAATCAGTAGTGATAGCAGCTTCCCCCTACTCAGTTGA
- the LOC117836111 gene encoding uncharacterized protein translates to MLSKRKDVDIKPKILRSVNGWSAMTWTREVGSNCWLKGCAVDVDDILVDHSVRLASYSPWSLKFKNNLAYPTLSTDANDLVYLKSSMILRNPNRLARVVAVDLAEKTLKVKALVGYPFGRRYDPSEQIFHPCALSNYLKRTKGIKLSESEITPGSSSNEPNNTAVCVGEPDSYESENKHLSECEITQLGKSSNEPNNTAVCVGEPDSYESENKRPRMMVKNQRTFT, encoded by the exons ATGCTGAGCAAGCGCAAAGATGTGGACATCAAGCCCAAAATTCTGCGTTCAGTGAATGGTTGGAGTGCCATGACATGGACTAGGGAGGTAGGGTCCAACTGTTGGCTCAAGGGATGTGCCgttgatgttgatgacattTTGGTTGACCACTCTGTTCGTCTGGCAAGTTACAGCCCTTGGAGCTTgaaattcaagaacaacttagCTTATCCCACCCTGAGCACAGATGCTAATGACCTTGTTTACCTCAAGTCATCCATGATTTTGAGAAATCCAAATAGATTGGCACGGGTAGTTGCTGTTGATCTTGCAGAGAAGACATTGAAAGTGAAAGCACTTGTGGGATATCCTTTTGGAAGAAGATATGACCCTTCCGAGCAAATATTCCATCCCTGTGCATTATCCAACTATCTGAAAAGGACTAAAG GCATTAAACTCTCAGAAAGCGAGATCACACCGGGGAGCTCTTCAAATGAACCAAATAATACAGCT GTCTGTGTGGGTGAGCCTGATTCCTATGAATCTGAGAACAAACATCTCTCAGAATGCGAGATCACACAGTTGGGGAAATCTTCAAATGAACCAAATAATACAGCT GTCTGTGTGGGTGAGCCTGATTCCTATGAATCTGAGAACAAACGTCCAAG GATGATGGTGAAGAATCAGAGGACCTTCACATAG
- the LOC117836108 gene encoding uncharacterized protein: MSGRPPHLPRPVTTTEGQNPLIPMFHLAPVAAAVPSPTNHSPPPPPPGTIVAMSERPPHLPRPVIATWGQNPLIPPFHLAPAPNLYGAAVIPPRPHAPPPSAASGDPTLQFRVPPSGPADALLHSVQNAQSSSFLPPQGYSAMPQHGTSARSQPLRQNWRPQSPLLREPQGGGIVPPCGAWASQPLPRKRRLEHGACSDSKRIKKVTMQITFIPVLDFLDKYPPIEPYEFKVGSTVGSIPEPQTLKTTRSGVSVVDGYVGLFEDTHAKNKSWGGDFDVTDMLVSEEPLLCVTINKEPNLDASISNSNKDLEQLVTVLLKPRYGENGKRPAYVDDFITRVKNLRKSKSQRRPKLMWIIRNHPLLVESAKRRLVLHEFYTFYKMLDNRTRENLLKKMNRPRYDRWHLLIAPKDAFISTVYWKGREHQCPEDHFVKDYSTNVNKKTDENHNIFPFTSQDGYLALLLRHFIVHGPHDAELVEAEFEELDLIIAYYFEEFLAIFLDEISSETDNHEMLKEILTTYADRRSVFRIAPG; the protein is encoded by the exons ATGAGCGGGCGACCTCCTCATCTCCCGCGGCCTGTGACCACCACCGAGGGGCAAAACCCTCTCATCCCTATGTTTCATCTggcacccgtcgccgccgccgtacccTCGCCAACAAACcacagcccgccgccgccgccgccggggacgatCGTCGCCATGAGCGAGCGACCTCCTCATCTTCCGCGGCCTGTGATCGCCACCTGGGGACAAAACCCTCTCATCCCTCCGTTCCATCTGGCACCCGCCCCCAACTTGTACGGCGCGGCGGTGATACCGCCTCGCCCTCATGCGCCACCTCCCAGTGCCGCGTCCGGGGACCCCACCCTCCAGTTCCGAGTTCCACCATCTGGTCCGGCTGATGCGTTACTTCATTCGGTACAGAATGCCCAAAGCTCTTCCTTCCTTCCACCACAAGGATACAGCGCCATGCCTCAGCATGGAACGAGCGCACGCTCACAGCCGTTGCGGCAGAATTGGAGGCCACAAAGCCCGCTCTTGCGTGAGCCACAAGGTGGCGGCATTGTGCCTCCATGTGGAGCATGGGCATCCCAGCCGCTGCCCAGGAAGAGGCGTCTGGAACATGGGGCATGTTCAGATTCCAAAAGAATCAAGAAGGTGACAATGCAGATAACCTTCATCCCCGTATTGGATTTCCTTGACAAATATCCACCAATCGAGCCATATGAATTCAAAGTGGGATCAACTGTTGGCAGTATCCCTGAACCTCAAACTCTGAAGACAACAAGGAGTGGAGTATCTGTTGTGGATGGATACGTTGGGTTATTTGAGGATACTCATGCAAAGAACAAGAGCTGGGGAGGGGATTTCGATGTGACGGATATGCTTGTTTCAGAGGAACCTCTATTGTGTGTCACCATTAATAAAGAACCAAACCTGGACGCTTCAATATCAAACAGTAACAAGGATCTGGAACAGTTGGTCACTGTCCTTCTAAAGCCAAGATATGGTGAGAATGGCAAGAGGCCTGCTTATGTTGATGATTTTATTACTCGGGTGAAGAATCTACGTAAGTCAAAGTCTCAGCGGCGGCCAAAACTTATGTGGATCATCAGGAACCACCCTCTGTTGGTTGAATCAGCGAAACGAAGATTGGTCCTTCATGAGTTCTATACGTTCTATAAAATGTTGGACAATAGAACCAGGGAAAATCTCTTGAAAAAGATGAACCGTCCAAGATATGATAGATGGCACTTACTTATTGCTCCCAAAGATGCTTTCATCTCCACTGTCTATTGGAAAGGGAGGGAACATCAATGTCCAGAGGATCATTTTGTGAAAGATTACAGTACGAATGTTAATAAAAAAACAGATGAGAATcataatatttttccttttaccaGTCAAGATGGATACCTGGCTTTGCTGTTGCGCCACTTTATTGTCCATGGCCCACATGATGCAGAG TTGGTTGAAGCTGAATTTGAAGAACTAGATCTCATAATCGCTTATTACTTTGAAGAATTTCTGGCAATTTTTCTTGATGAAATTTCCAGCGAGACAGATAATCATGAAAT GCTCAAGGAGATCCTCACTACATATGCAGACCGGAGGTCTGTTTTTCGAATTGCTCCCGGGTAA